In Telopea speciosissima isolate NSW1024214 ecotype Mountain lineage unplaced genomic scaffold, Tspe_v1 Tspe_v1.0641, whole genome shotgun sequence, the following are encoded in one genomic region:
- the LOC122648249 gene encoding uncharacterized protein LOC122648249 yields the protein MAYAGKGDINSVLGMELFAILKGVTFCIQRTLLRVSIRSDSKLAVDILNGAVDCPWSMQILMDRIATLLQQLQRKEIKHVWRELNQQADFIAAMDTGDGEAIFYPLDFPQDLVELVKNDSDGKVF from the coding sequence ATGGCGTATGCGGGGAAGGGAGATATTAATTCTGTTCTAGGCATGGAGCTCTTTGCAATTTTAAAGGGGGTCACTTTTTGTATTCAAAGGACCCTACTTCGGGTttccatcagatctgattccaaaTTGGCAGTAGATATTCTTAATGGGGCTGTGGACTGCCCTTGGAGCATGCAAATCTTGATGGACCGTATAGCTACGCTACTACAGCAATTACAGCGTAAGGAGATcaaacatgtttggagagagctCAACCAGCAAGCAGACTTTATTGCAGCCATGGATACGGGGGATGGGGAAGCAATTTTTTATCCACTTGATTTCCCACAGGACCTGGtggagttggttaagaatgattCAGATGGTAAAGTTTTTTAA